In Quercus robur chromosome 11, dhQueRobu3.1, whole genome shotgun sequence, the following proteins share a genomic window:
- the LOC126705447 gene encoding uncharacterized protein LOC126705447 encodes MGSTAAAAEKSEEELRREIDELLRQQRQITERLRDPRGLRRGGFSGTGPRNLAANGPRQRGFLRPADRTDSDDQPPAKRRLSSAVVKLEDGEAGEDVEVAEDVKSKDSTREETAGAGTANQIDRKPLNLQQSGWSRRDGNLRAAKTDSEAPMTEHVPRVLPKNEDPRLVNRNKRMLGQLLGTLEKFRKEDMQLSGTEAYMRRSNSLQKAEQRAREESEKLRQQEREQIAEKRRRDLTLRARVVAKTEEKKLELLFLQWSDHHKKLCNFIRTKTEPPIYYLPKKPLEEDETVVQQRKEQTFQEWKTARREELSEYQKQIQEQSVANVEKELERWQNARKARKTNNDMLNLQETMDKELDTHRLEHGPKKRKIPGGNNEEEEEDDVEDINVGEDDMMDDVLDVDDTSSRRGDETVRPETDSTGPQDDNI; translated from the exons ATGGGTAGCACAGCAGCGGCAGCGGAAAAATCAGAGGAGGAGCTTCGAAGAGAGATCGATGAGCTCCTACGCCAACAGCGCCAg ataacGGAGCGTCTTCGAGATCCTCGTGGACTCCGGAGGGGAGGCTTTTCCGGCACCGGCCCTCGCAACCTCGCCGCCAACGGACCTCGTCAGCGTGGTTTCCTTCGACCC GCTGATAGGACTGACTCCGATGATCAACCTCCAGCCAAACGCCGACTTTCGTCCGCGGTTGTCAag CTGGAGGATGGAGAGGCCGGTGAGGACGTAGAAGTAGCAGAGGATGTGAAGAGTAAAGATTCAACTAGGGAGGAAACTGCTGGAGCTGGCACTGCTAATCAGATCGACAGAAAGCCATTGAATTTGCAGCAGAGTGGCTGGTCTAGAAGGGATGGAAACCTAAGAGCAGCAAAGACT GATTCTGAAGCTCCAATGACAGAGCATGTTCCGAGGGTATTGCCGAAAAATGAGGATCCAAGGTTGGTTAATAGGAACAAAAGAATGCTGGGGCAGCTTTTGGGGACTTTAGAG AAATTCAGGAAAGAAGATATGCAGCTGTCAGGAACAGAAGCTTACATGCGAAGGTCGAACTCTCTACAAAAA GCTGAGCAACGAGCACGTGAAGAAAGCGAGAAGCTGAGGCAACAAGAACGTGAGCAAATTGCCGAAAAAAGGAGGAGAGATCTG ACTCTCAGAGCACGTGTAGTTGCGAagacagaagaaaaaaagttggaATTGCTGTTTCTTCAGTGGAGTGACCACCATAAAAAACTTTGCAATTTTATAAG gACCAAGACAGAACCTCCAATATattatttacccaaaaaaccTCTAGAAGAAGACGAAACTGTGGTCCAGCAGCGTAAAGAGCAG ACATTTCAAGAGTGGAAAACTGCCAGGAGGGAGGAATTGTCGGAATATCAGAAACAGATCCAGGAGCAGTCTGTTGCCAATGTTGAAAAGGAGTTGGAAAGATGGCAAAATGCAAGGAAAGCAAGGAAAACAAATAATGATATGTTGAACTTACAAGAAACAATGGACAAAGAATTGGACACACATAGGCTTGAGCATGGtcccaagaaaagaaagatccCTGGTGGAAACAatgaagaagaggaggaggatgaTGTGGAAGATATCAATGTTGGGGAGGATGACATGATGGATGATGTACTGGATGTCGATGACACCAGCAGCAGGAGAGGTGATGAAACAGTCAGGCCAGAGACCGATTCTACTGGTCCGCAAGATGACAATATTTGA